The following are encoded in a window of Leptodactylus fuscus isolate aLepFus1 chromosome 9, aLepFus1.hap2, whole genome shotgun sequence genomic DNA:
- the CZIB gene encoding CXXC motif containing zinc binding protein, producing the protein MVKFALQFKANLENLTRVRPLGDDFRWFLKLKCGNCGEVSDKWQYITLMDSVPLKGGRGSASMVQKCKLCSRENSIDILRPTLQPYNAEDNERFKTIVEFECRGLEPIDFQPQAGFAAEGAETGTPFNDINLQEKDWTDYDEKAQESVGIYEVTHQFKKC; encoded by the exons AAATTTGCGTTACAGTTTAAGGCCAATCTAGAAAACCTGACGAGGGTGCGGCCGCTCGGGGATGACTTCCGCTGGTTCCTAAAG TTGAAATGCGGAAACTGTGGCGAGGTGTCGGACAAATGGCAGTATATCACACTGAtg GACAGCGTCCCTCTAAAGGGAGGGAGAGGCAGCGCCAGTATGGTACAGAAGTGTAAGCTGTGCTCTCGGGAGAACTCCATAG ATATATTGCGCCCTACGCTGCAGCCGTACAAC GCGGAAGACAACGAACGTTTCAAAACTATAGTGGAATTTGAGTGTCGGGGCCTGGAGCCGATCGATTTTCAGCCGCag GCCGGATTTGCTGCAGAAGGGGCAGAGACTGGGACTCCATTCAATGACATTAATCTGCAGGAAAAG GACTGGACGGATTACGATGAGAAAGCACAAGAGTCTGTGGGGATCTACGAGGTGACGCATCAGTTTAAGAAGTGTTAA
- the CPT2 gene encoding carnitine O-palmitoyltransferase 2, mitochondrial, whose product MTAMARLLTRSCFLRGGSSCAPGSVLLRAYSAGSGDTEYLHKSIVPTMHFQKSLPRLPIPKLEDTIKRYLNAQRPLLDDEQFRKTEQLAHNFQSGVGKQLHEELVLQDKQNKHTSYISAPWFDMYLCARDSIVLNSNPFMSFTPDPRPEYNNQLLRATNMTVSAMRFLKTIRAGLLEPEIFHLNPAKSDTQKFRKLIRWVPSSLSWYGAYMVNAYPLDMSQYFRLFNSTRLPRLNKDELVTDEKGRHLLVLRRGNVYVFDVLDKDGNIVKASEIHAHLKHILSDTSPAPEFPVGYLTSENRNTWALVRQKLLDNGNEEALQKIDSAVFCLCLDDFPSRDHVHLSHNMLHGSGMNRWFDKSFSVIMTEDGTAAINFEHSWGDGVAVLRFQNEVFKDSTERPSVSPQSAPAAVDTSTAVQKLTFHLDDPLKAAVSEAKKKFDALVGSLTIEAMEFKRGGKEFLKTQKLSPDAIAQLSFQMAFFRQYGQTTATYESCSTAAFKHGRTETIRPASIYTKKCSEAVVKNLSKSSPAELKEMLHDCSKYHGQLTKEAAMGQGFDRHLFALRYLAAGKGMNVPDLFQDPAYARINHNVLSTSTLTSPAVQLGGFAPVVPDGFGVGYGVHDDWIGCNVSAYPSRDVKQFVQCVHQSLEDIFKVLEDKRGNK is encoded by the exons ATGACTGCTATGGCTCGTCTTCTGACTCGATCCTGCTTCCTGAGAGGCGGTTCATCATGTGCCCCGGGGTCCGTCCTGCTCAGGGCCTACAGCGCAGGAAGCGGGGACACCGAATACCTGCACAAAAGCATCGTCCCAACCATGCACTTCCAGAAAAGTCTCCCCAG GTTGCCAATTCCAAAACTTGAAGACACGATAAAAAGATACTTGAATGCGCAGCGCCCTCTCCTAGACGATGAGCAGTTCCG CAAGACTGAGCAGCTGGCACATAACTTCCAGAGCGGGGTGGGAAAACAGCTGCACGAGGAGCTTGTGCTACAGGACAAGCAGAACAAGCACACCAGCTACATCTCCG CTCCGTGGTTTGACATGTATCTCTGCGCACGGGACTCCATTGTTCTCAACTCTAACCCATTCATGTCCTTTACTCCGGATCCAAGACCAGAGTATAACAACCAACTTCTCAGGGCTACAAACATGACGGTGTCCGCCATGCGTTTTCTAAAGACCATTCGTGCCGGCCTTTTAGAGCCAGAGATTTTCCACTTGAACCCCGCTAAAAGCGACACGCAGAAATTTAGGAAGCTTATCCGATGGGTGCCCTCCTCCCTCTCTTGGTATGGGGCGTACATGGTAAACGCGTACCCCTTGGACATGTCTCAGTATTTCCGTCTCTTTAACTCCACTCGCCTACCCAGGCTGAACAAAGATGAACTGGTGACGGACGAGAAGGGACGCCATCTTCTGGTGCTGCGGAGGGGGAACGTCTATGTCTTTGACGTATTGGATAAAGATGGAAACATAGTGAAGGCGTCAGAAATCCACGCCCATCTGAAGCACATCCTGTCCGACACCAGTCCAGCCCCAGAATTCCCCGTGGGGTATCTGACAAGTGAAAACAGGAACACATGGGCGCTGGTGAGGCAGAAACTCCTGGACAACGGCAACGAAGAGGCGCTACAGAAGATCGACTCCGCTGTGTTTTGCTTGTGCCTGGACGACTTTCCCTCTAGAGATCACGTTCACTTGTCGCACAATATGCTCCATGGGTCTGGTATGAACCGCTGGTTTGATAAATCGTTCAGCGTCATCATGACGGAGGACGGGACGGCGGCCATCAATTTTGAGCACTCCTGGGGAGATGGAGTCGCCGTTCTACGGTTCCAAAATGAAGTCTTCAAAGACAGCACAGAGAGGCCCAGTGTATCGCCCCAGAGCGCCCCCGCAGCTGTCGACACCAGTACAGCAGTGCAGAAACTTACCTTCCACCTTGATGACCCCCTCAAAGCTGCGGTATCGGAGGCTAAGAAGAAGTTTGATGCCCTAGTGGGTTCCCTGACCATTGAGGCCATGGAATTTAAGAGAGGAGGGAAGGAGTTCCTGAAGACTCAGAAGCTCAGCCCTGACGCCATAGCTCAGCTCTCCTTCCAAATGGCCTTCTTCAGGCAGTACGGCCAGACCACCGCAACGTATGAATCGTGTAGTACGGCGGCCTTCAAACATGGCCGAACAGAGACCATCCGCCCCGCATCCATCTATACCAAGAAGTGCTCTGAAGCTGTTGTGAAAAATCTTTCCAAATCTTCCCCAGCAGAGCTGAAGGAAATGCTGCACGACTGCTCCAAGTATCACGGCCAGCTGACCAAAGAGGCCGCAATGG GTCAGGGCTTTGACCGCCACCTGTTTGCCTTACGATACCTGGCAGCCGGCAAGGGCATGAACGTTCCAGACCTCTTCCAGGATCCCGCCTATGCACGGATTAATCATAACGTCCTATCTACTAGCACCCTGACCAGCCCAGCCGTGCAGCTCGGAGGCTTTGCCCCTGTGGTCCCGGACGGGTTCGGAGTGGGCTACGGCGTACACGATGACTGGATCGGTTGCAATGTATCTGCTTATCCTTCTCGTGACGTGAAGCAGTTTGTGCAGTGCGTGCATCAATCCTTGGAGGACATCTTCAAAGTATTGGAAGACAAACGTGGGAATAAATAA